In a genomic window of Actinomycetes bacterium:
- a CDS encoding ABC transporter ATP-binding protein: MMRYWHMTDLEPGTKLARGVVRRVWGFARAYRLQIALYLLAIALSALVAVVPPLLVRTLINDAIPRRSFRLVDLIGLAAVGVALANAGLALAQRWFSSRIGEGLIYDLRTALFDHVQRQPLAFFTHTQTGALVSRMNNDVVGAQRALTGTLGSVTSNVIGLVATLTAMLVLNWRITLIALVVLPLFIVPAKRVGKRLQAITRESMNLNASMNSTMNERFNVAGALLVMLFGRRRRELDEFSGKAARVRDIGVRSAMFGQTFFVALGLVGAVGTAAVYWLGSRLVLDGRLRAGDVVALAAYVTQVYGPLTSLTNARVEVMTAFVSFERVFEVLDHQSPIADRPGARDLDAPVRGEIEFDHVHFAYPSAEDSSIASLTGGAAAVGAVPGEPILHDVSFTARPGELVALVGPSGAGKTTTAMLVPRVYDVDAGAVRVDGVDVRDIKLESLRAAIGLVAQDPHLFHDTILANLRYADPDATMEEIGAACRAARIADLIESLPERYDTMVGDRGYRLSGGEKQRLAIARLLLADPAIVILDEATAHLDSESEVQIQAALAEALAGRTSLVIAHRLSTIVRADRILVLDGGRVVEQGTHAELLAQGGLYADLYATQFGRAPGLVPVPSSVPAAT; this comes from the coding sequence ATGATGCGCTACTGGCACATGACCGACCTCGAACCCGGCACGAAGCTCGCGCGCGGGGTGGTCAGGCGCGTCTGGGGGTTCGCCCGCGCCTACCGGCTCCAGATCGCCCTGTACCTGCTCGCGATCGCGTTGTCGGCGCTCGTGGCCGTGGTGCCGCCGCTGCTGGTGCGCACGCTCATCAACGACGCGATCCCGCGCCGCAGTTTCCGGCTGGTCGACCTGATCGGCCTGGCCGCGGTCGGGGTGGCGCTCGCCAACGCCGGGCTCGCCCTGGCCCAGCGCTGGTTCTCGTCCCGGATCGGCGAGGGGCTCATCTACGACCTGCGCACCGCCCTGTTCGACCACGTGCAGCGCCAGCCGCTCGCGTTCTTCACCCACACCCAGACCGGCGCCCTGGTGAGCCGCATGAACAACGACGTGGTGGGCGCGCAGCGGGCCCTCACCGGCACGCTGGGGTCGGTGACCTCCAACGTCATCGGCCTGGTGGCCACGCTCACCGCTATGCTTGTGCTGAACTGGCGGATCACGCTCATCGCGCTGGTGGTGCTGCCGCTGTTCATCGTCCCGGCCAAGCGGGTCGGCAAGCGTCTCCAGGCGATCACACGCGAGTCCATGAACCTCAACGCGTCGATGAACTCGACGATGAACGAGCGCTTCAACGTGGCCGGCGCGCTGCTGGTGATGCTGTTCGGCCGGCGCCGGCGGGAGCTCGACGAGTTCTCGGGCAAGGCGGCCCGGGTGCGCGACATCGGGGTGCGGTCGGCCATGTTCGGCCAGACCTTCTTCGTCGCGCTCGGCCTGGTCGGCGCGGTCGGCACCGCCGCCGTGTACTGGCTCGGGTCCCGGCTCGTGCTGGACGGCCGCCTCAGGGCGGGCGACGTGGTCGCCCTGGCCGCCTACGTCACCCAGGTCTACGGGCCGCTCACCTCCCTGACCAACGCGCGCGTCGAGGTGATGACCGCGTTCGTGTCGTTCGAGCGGGTGTTTGAGGTGCTCGACCACCAGAGCCCGATCGCCGACCGGCCGGGCGCCCGCGACCTCGACGCGCCGGTCCGGGGCGAGATCGAGTTCGACCACGTCCACTTCGCCTACCCGAGCGCGGAGGACTCCTCCATCGCGAGCCTCACCGGCGGGGCCGCCGCGGTCGGGGCCGTCCCCGGGGAGCCGATCCTGCACGACGTGTCGTTCACGGCCAGGCCGGGCGAGCTGGTCGCGCTGGTCGGGCCGTCCGGGGCGGGCAAGACGACCACCGCCATGCTCGTCCCCCGGGTCTACGACGTGGACGCTGGCGCGGTCCGGGTCGACGGGGTCGACGTGCGCGACATCAAGCTCGAGAGCCTCCGCGCCGCCATCGGCCTGGTCGCCCAGGACCCCCACCTGTTCCACGACACTATCCTGGCCAACCTCCGCTACGCCGACCCGGACGCGACCATGGAGGAGATCGGGGCAGCGTGCCGGGCCGCCCGCATCGCCGACCTGATCGAGAGCCTGCCCGAGCGCTACGACACGATGGTCGGCGACCGCGGCTACCGGCTGTCGGGCGGGGAGAAGCAGCGCCTGGCGATCGCCCGGCTGCTGCTCGCCGACCCGGCCATCGTGATCCTCGACGAGGCCACCGCCCACCTCGACTCCGAGTCCGAGGTGCAGATCCAGGCGGCGCTGGCCGAGGCGCTGGCCGGCCGCACCAGCCTGGTGATCGCCCACCGGCTCTCCACGATCGTGCGCGCCGACCGCATCCTCGTGCTCGACGGCGGCCGGGTGGTGGAGCAGGGCACCCATGCCGAGCTGCTCGCGCAGGGCGGCCTGTACGCCGACCTCTACGCCACCCAGTTCGGCCGTGCCCCCGGGCTGGTCCCCGTGCCCAGCTCGGTCCCAGCCGCCACCTGA